The window CGGGCCGGCGAGACCCGGTCCACGGTGAACACGGCCGTACGGTGGTCCGCGCGGGCGATCTCGATGGTCAGGCCCCGGCGCAGCTCGCCCAGGCGCAGCCCGTTCCCCGTGACGACGGCGGTGCCGGCCGAGCCCGGGGCCGGGCCGTCGGCGTCCCAGCGGATCGCGTCGCCGTCCTCCGGGTCGGCGGTCAGCGGAACGTCCAGCCCCAGCGCCGGGATCACCAGCCGCACGGGCGGCGCGGCCCGCATCGGCGCGACGGGACCGGGCAGCCCACCCCGCACGGACCGGGCCCCCTTGCCGGGGGTGTGCGTGCCGGAGTGCCCGCCGGAATGCTCCAGTTCGCGTACGAGCCGGCGGTGCCCGGACAGGCCCAGGGCCCGGGAGGGG of the Streptomyces sp. NBC_01426 genome contains:
- a CDS encoding class F sortase, translating into MPRAQWIVAAVTVTLLCTGVGMLRSSDGAPPAAAGTVADSLPSRALGLSGHRRLVRELEHSGGHSGTHTPGKGARSVRGGLPGPVAPMRAAPPVRLVIPALGLDVPLTADPEDGDAIRWDADGPAPGSAGTAVVTGNGLRLGELRRGLTIEIARADHRTAVFTVDRVSPARVPGPSGRSGDHAGERTGREAGERTGGASERRTGERAGRRAQLRLISGETAVVARLTGRHRTR